A genomic region of Ensifer adhaerens contains the following coding sequences:
- a CDS encoding L,D-transpeptidase — protein sequence MRFRNAFLLCSLAATLAVAGCSTTSSKPETAANDPAPVAVTVATNQIFNGDYGAVEDHGYALPAIPINKVDTRFHRQIVDYTTSERPGTIVVNTPNRFLYYVLPGGKAVRYGIGVGKAGFAWEGEAYIAWKQEWPMWHPPKEMAERKPEVAKYVEEGMGPGLKNPLGARALYLFNDQGKDTLFRLHGTPEWSSIGTAASSGCIRLINQDIIDLYSRVRPGKSARVVVQQ from the coding sequence ATGCGCTTCCGCAATGCCTTCCTCTTGTGCAGCCTCGCGGCGACACTCGCCGTTGCCGGCTGCTCGACGACCTCGTCCAAGCCCGAGACGGCTGCCAACGATCCCGCTCCGGTAGCGGTAACAGTTGCTACGAATCAGATCTTCAACGGCGATTATGGCGCAGTTGAGGACCACGGTTACGCGCTGCCCGCGATCCCGATCAACAAGGTCGACACCCGTTTCCATCGCCAGATCGTCGACTACACCACCAGCGAGCGCCCGGGCACGATCGTCGTCAACACGCCGAATCGCTTCCTCTACTACGTGCTGCCCGGCGGCAAAGCCGTTCGCTATGGCATCGGCGTCGGCAAGGCCGGCTTTGCATGGGAAGGCGAAGCCTACATCGCCTGGAAGCAGGAATGGCCGATGTGGCATCCCCCGAAGGAAATGGCCGAGCGCAAGCCGGAAGTGGCCAAGTATGTCGAGGAAGGCATGGGCCCCGGCCTCAAGAACCCGCTCGGCGCCCGCGCGCTCTACCTCTTCAACGACCAGGGCAAGGACACGCTGTTCCGCCTGCACGGCACGCCGGAATGGTCTTCGATCGGTACGGCCGCATCGTCGGGCTGCATCCGCCTGATCAACCAGGACATCATCGACCTTTATTCGCGCGTTCGCCCGGGCAAGAGCGCCCGCGTCGTCGTCCAGCAATAA